In Carya illinoinensis cultivar Pawnee chromosome 10, C.illinoinensisPawnee_v1, whole genome shotgun sequence, one DNA window encodes the following:
- the LOC122279331 gene encoding probable glycosyltransferase At5g03795: protein MVIRSKMKWVILSLLILSLLSLLAQLSVTRLSTAGLVQYSAEAGMRTDFANVSRSQFSRNKKIWGVEKTLESLQPYANPRSRYMGNSATNNEVFFDRDIFQEDYKEMNRSFKIYVYPHKRNDPFANVLLPVDSVPSGNYASESYFKKVLMKSHFITNDSTKADLFFLPFSIARLRHDPRVGVGGIQDFIRDYIFNISQKYPYWNRTGGADHFYVACHSIGRSAMDKANEVKFNSIQVVCSSSYYQSGYIAHKDACLPQIWPRQGDPPNLASSKRKKLAFFAGEINSPVRQNLIQVWRNDTEIFAHFGRLKTPYADELLGSKFCLHVKGFEVNTARIADSLYYGCVPVSIANYYDLPFGDILNWKHFSIIVATLDIPLLKEILKGISSEEYLMLRSNVLKVRKHFQWHFPAVDYDAFYMVMYELWLRRSSVKVS from the exons ATGGTTATCAGATCTAAGATGAAATGGGTTATTCTTTCCCTCCTCATCTTATCATTGTTATCTCTGCTGGCCCAGCTTTCTGTCACAAGGCTTTCGACTGCTGGTTTAGTGCAGTACAGTGCAGAGGCTGGGATGCGTACCGACTTTGCTAATGTGTCACGATCACAG TTCAGCCGGAATAAGAAGATATGGGGCGTTGAGAAGACGTTAGAGTCTTTACAGCCTTATGCAAATCCCAGAAGCAGATATATGG GAAACAGTGCGACTAACAATGAGGTGTTCTTTGATAGAGATATCTTCCAGGAAGACTATAAGGAAATGAATAGGAGCTTTAAGATATATGTTTATCCTCACAAGCGAAATGATCCTTTTGCAAACGTACTGTTGCCGGTGGATTCTGTACCCAGTGGCAATTATGCAAGTGAAAGTTACTTTAAAAAGGTGCTTATGAAAAGCCATTTCATCACGAATGATTCAACCAAGGCAGATCTTTTCTTTCTGCCTTTCTCAATTGCAAGGCTGCGACATGACCCCAGAGTTGGTGTTGGAGGTATCCAAGATTTTATAAGAGACTACATCTTCAATATTAGTCAGAAGTACCCATATTGGAATCGGACAGGTGGAGCAGATCATTTTTATGTTGCCTGTCATTCCATAGGACGATCGGCAATGGATAAAGCAAATGAAGTGAAATTCAATTCCATTCAAGTTGTGTGTTCTTCAAGCTATTATCAATCTGGGTATATTGCTCATAAAGATGCGTGCCTTCCACAAATCTGGCCGAGACAAGGAGACCCTCCCAATCTTGCTTCATCTAAGAG GAAGAAGCTTGCATTCTTTGCCGGAGAAATTAACTCCCCAGTTCGACAAAACCTTATCCAAGTGTGGAGAAATGACACTGAGATCTTTGCCCACTTTGGCCGTCTCAAAACTCCTTACGCTGACGAGTTGCTTGGGAGCAAGTTCTGCCTCCATGTTAAAGGCTTTGAAGTAAATACAGCTCGCATTGCAGATTCACTATACTATGGTTGTGTTCCTGTGAGTATTGCCAATTACTATGATCTCCCATTTGGAGACATATTGAACTGGAAACACTTCTCGATCATTGTTGCAACCTTAGATATCCCATTGCTTAAAGAAATCCTGAAAGGGATTAGCTCCGAAGAATATTTGATGTTACGAAGTAATGTGTTGAAGGTGCGCAAACATTTCCAATGGCATTTTCCCGCTGTTGATTATGATGCATTTTACATGGTTATGTATGAGTTGTGGCTTCGACGGAGTTCTGTAAAAGTCTCTTAG